One window of the Thermodesulfobacteriota bacterium genome contains the following:
- the thiS gene encoding sulfur carrier protein ThiS codes for MRVTVNGEDRELPEGTTLSELLAQLGVNRAAVVVERNGRVVGREEHDAVCLGHRDRLEIVRFVAGG; via the coding sequence ATGCGGGTGACGGTCAACGGCGAGGACCGGGAGCTCCCGGAAGGAACCACGCTCTCCGAGCTCCTCGCGCAGCTCGGCGTGAACCGCGCTGCCGTGGTCGTGGAGCGCAACGGCCGGGTGGTGGGTCGCGAGGAGCACGACGCGGTCTGCCTGGGCCACCGCGACCGGTTGGAGATCGTACGGTTCGTGGCGGGGGGCTGA